Below is a window of Agrobacterium vitis DNA.
ACCTGAATTATCACTGCTCTCGCAACAGAAAACGTTGCTTTTCAGGGAGGAAATAATGGCAATCACTGTGTTTAACGCATCGAATTTCAAGATCCAGGCTTCTATCAATCATTGGGGGAGTGAAGGCTCAACAAACCCTTATGAAATCTCGCCCGGCAAGACCGATAGCTGGGGACGTTCCGACAAGCGCGGCTTCGTTCTTTTCATCGAGTCAAATGGAAAAACCGGATCATATCTGGTCTGGGCAACCAGCAATGTTGTTGTCGAGAATAACGAAGTGCGTGTGGACGGCATATCACACAAGTTTCCCGGACCACAGCAGCCTTTGGCCGTGGCAGGTGCCGACATTTCGGAAGAACCCGAGAACATGCACTGATCAAGATCAGGCTGCCGCAAGACAACGTTGCGTCTTGCGGCATTTTCGAAGCACTTAATCCAGATTTGTGCCGGGGAGACGGCAATGGCTAAACATTGCCGACCCTCTTATCTCAACAGATCAAGATTGCGGCTGGTGACCGAGCGGATCGCCAGCGTCCGCATCAGATCTGCCAATTGCTCCGGCTTCGCCTTGGCGTCGCAATAGCGAAGCGTCACCCGCACCGGCAGTTCCAGTTCGGATTTATCGGACAGGCTGACCGCAGTCTTGAAGGCGCGCGGGTCTTTCACCGCCTGCCAGGCATAGACGCAGGCGCCGCCGCTCTTGCCGAGCGTGCCGGTGGCAACCCCGAATTGCCCATAGCCGTTCTGATGAATGGCGGTGTCGGTCACCATTTTGACACCGGGAAACAGTTTCTTGATCGACCCGGGCGCTTCATCATTCATCGCCGTCTGGCGAAAACGGTCGCTATCGGCAAGCCCGATTTCGATTGCCAGACTGTTTTCACCAAGCTTGCCGGCGGTGGGGTACAACAGGGTCTGGAAAGCCGAGGCCGGTTCGATGCGATGACGATTGCCCGTGATCGGCGCCGTCAGGCCGGAGAGCTTCAGCATCGCCACTTCGGGCGCGCCCTTTTCCACAGCCTGTGTCTTTGCCACCAGCGGCTTATTCTTGGAAATCGACCCTGTTGAGTTGGGATCGATACCAGCCACGCAGGAAGACGCCGCCAAGGCGATGCCAAACATCGACAAGAGCGTTCCGACACGTCGTAAGTTTGGATTTGCGGCAGGGAC
It encodes the following:
- the bcsN gene encoding cellulose biosynthesis protein BcsN; the encoded protein is MKTTDDQCPGKGSVPAANPNLRRVGTLLSMFGIALAASSCVAGIDPNSTGSISKNKPLVAKTQAVEKGAPEVAMLKLSGLTAPITGNRHRIEPASAFQTLLYPTAGKLGENSLAIEIGLADSDRFRQTAMNDEAPGSIKKLFPGVKMVTDTAIHQNGYGQFGVATGTLGKSGGACVYAWQAVKDPRAFKTAVSLSDKSELELPVRVTLRYCDAKAKPEQLADLMRTLAIRSVTSRNLDLLR